The following proteins come from a genomic window of Gossypium raimondii isolate GPD5lz chromosome 5, ASM2569854v1, whole genome shotgun sequence:
- the LOC105766353 gene encoding LOW QUALITY PROTEIN: serine carboxypeptidase-like 44 (The sequence of the model RefSeq protein was modified relative to this genomic sequence to represent the inferred CDS: inserted 1 base in 1 codon): MEFRGVIFISFLFFQLGVNSNAFPMNDLISKLPGQPDVNFRQFAGYINVDENAVGRSLFYYFVEAEKDPLTQPLTVWLTGGPGCSSVGDAFGSVGPFIVTKDAHDLQTNLFSWNKVSNLLFIDXPIGSGWSYSNTSSDYNNGDDITNKILLTFMQKWYEKYPVFKSKDLYLAGSSFAGHFVPNLANALLDDNKQSKQSKFNIKGLVLGNPMLRKKLDDIAKIDFFFSREMINSSLYNEIKKECNAIDENNYFSSIKTTWSTKCKNLVFEANLAAFKTDAHNYSPQKLFDVFRPPCAETEQDLNLGKQAPIVSTEVDMCHPLRVQFYFNLPEVQKAFHGNQTNLSYRWKGCFTANFKYNEADKDLDMLPALKNLLQQSVRITIFSGDQDGIIPIEGTLQHLKKLVEELNIKLTKEETWSVRTKEGGLKYEFGDLLKFLTVKGGNHHVTFSRPSQAFSIFSMFTINWMH, encoded by the exons ATGGAATTTCGGGGAGTAATCtttattagttttcttttttttcaacttggAGTTAATTCCAATGCCTTCCCAATGAATGATTTGATAAGCAAATTGCCAGGACAACCAGATGTTAATTTCAGGCAATTTGCTGGATATATTAATGTGGATGAAAATGCCGTTGGTCGAAgtcttttttactattttgttgaAGCTGAAAAAGATCCCCTAACTCAACCCCTCACCGTTTGGTTAACTGGAG GACCAGGGTGTTCTTCCGTTGGAGATGCCTTTGGAAGTGTTGGACCTTTTATTGTTACGAAAGATGCTCATGATCtccaaacaaatttattttcatggaACAAAG TGTCAAATCTATTGTTTATCG TCCCTATTGGATCTGGATGGTCATATTCAAACACAAGTAGTGATTATAATAACGGAGATGATATCACTA ATAAAATATTGCTTACATTTATGCAAAAATGGTATGAAAAATATCCGGTCTTCAAGTCGAAAGATCTATATCTAGCTGGATCAAGTTTTGCAG GACACTTCGTACCAAATCTTGCTAATGCTTTACTCGACGACAACAAGCAATCCAAGCAATCCAAATTTAACATCAAAGGATTGGTT CTGGGAAACCCAATGCTTCGTAAAAAGCTAGACGATATTGCaaaaattgatttctttttctctcggGAGATGATAAACAGCTCGTTGTATAACGAAATCAAGAAAGAATGCaatgccattgatgaaaataattACTTTTCTAGCATCAAAACCACTTGGAGCACAAAATGCAAAAACCTTGTGTTTGAGGCCAATTTGGCTGCTTTCAAGACCGATGCTCATAATTACTCCCCACAGAAGCTATTTGATGTCTTTCGCCCTCCTTGTGCTGAAACTGAGCAAGATTTGAACTTAGGAAAACag GCTCCTATAGTTAGCACAGAAGTAGACATGTGCCATCCATTAAGGGTGCAATTTTACTTTAATCTCCCGGAAGTTCAAAAAGCTTTCCATGGGAATCAAACAAACTTGTCATATAGATGGAAGGGTTGTTTCAC AGCTAATTTTAAATACAACGAAGCTGATAAGGACCTTGACATGCTTCCTGCGCTTAAAAACCTTCTTCAACAATCCGTTCGGATTACAATATTCAG TGGAGATCAAGACGGTATAATACCGATAGAGGGAACCTTACAACATTTGAAAAAATTGGTTGAGGAGTTAAACATCAAGTTAACAAAAGAGGAAACATGGAGTGTTAGAACCAAG gAAGGAGGGTTGAAGTACGAATTTGGAGACTTACTAAAATTCTTGACGGTGAAGGGAGGTAATCATCATGTTACATTCTCTCGACCATCACAagctttttctattttctcaatgttcACAATTAATTGGATGCATTGA